Genomic DNA from Candidatus Cloacimonadota bacterium:
TCAAAAACCCGCTGGTAAATTCCCAGGGACAACATACAAACGCCATTTTTGGCACCGTGAATTCCTTTTTGCATTTTGTGGAAAAAATGGCACCGGAAAACATCGTGGTGAGCTTTGACCGCAAGGCGCCCACTTTCAGGCACGAATTAAGCGAGGCTTACAAGGCAAACCGTCCCCCCATGCCGGAGGAATTGGTGACCCAGATTGAGCCTTTGCACGAGTTTTTCCGCCTGATTGGACTGCCGGAAATATCCCTGGATGGCTATGAAGCGGATGACGTTTTGGCGACACTGGCAGAGCATTTTAAGGATACGCACGACATCGTTTTTGTGACCGGGGACAAGGACTATTCCCAGTTGCTGGAAGAGCGCGTGAGCATTTTTGACCCTGGCAAGGATGTCAGCATGGACTCCGAGGCGGTGTTTGAAAAATTTGGGGTTTGGCCGCGCCAATTCATCGATTATCTGGCTTTGGTGGGAGACACTTCCGACAACATTCCCGGCGTTTACGGCATTGGTCCCAAAGGCGCGCAAAAGCTTTTGCAGGAATATGATAACCTCGCTTCCATCTATGAGCATCTGGAGGAAATCAAGCCCAATCTGCGCAAAAAACTGGAGACAAACCGGGAAAACGCCTTCCTTTCCCAAAAATTGGCTGCCATCGTGCGGGACGTTCCGCTGGATTTTCCTACGGAATCGCAAACCCGTTTTGAGAGCGGAAACCTGAGCAAGGCGGCGGATTTTTTGGCAAAATTTGAGCTTAACACGCTGAAACGCCGCATCGAAAACAGGTTCGGAAAAAGTGCGACCTTGGAAGCGAAACCCCTTGATAAATATGAGGATGAACAGCTCGTCCAATCCGATATTTTCAGCAATGGAGAGCAGGCGCAGATTAGCCCCACCCCGGCTTTGGAGTTCAAGGCGATTTTGGCTGAGGCGGACAATTTTCCCGCTTTACTGGTGCAGTTAAATGACGTCCAGGCAGTGGCTTTGGACACCGAAACCGACAGCCTGGACCCCATTTCGGCAAAGCTGGTGGGAATTTCAGTGTGCACAAACAGCGACGAAGCCTGGTATCTGCCTCTGGGGCACAAGGATGCGCAAAATCTGCCGCTTGAGGGGACGCTTGACGGCCTGCGCCGGGCTTTGGCAGGAAAAACCATCATCGGCCACAACCTGAAATTCGACCTCATGGTGTTGAAAAACGCCGGCTGGGAATTGGATAACCCCATCTGGGACACAATGTTGGCGGCCTATATTGCCGACCCCGGCGAGAACCGTTTTTCCCTGGATGACTGCGCTTTGCGGGAACTGGGACACACAATGATTCCGATTTCCGCCCTCCTGGATAAAAAGGAAACACCGAGCTTCGATTTGGTGGAAGTGGAAAAAGCGCGGGATTACGCGGCGGAGGATGCCTGGGCGACATTCCAATTGGCACCGATTTACCGCAAGCGACTTTCGGACACGCATCTGATTGAATTGTATGACGATATCGAGCTTCCCCTGCTGCCTGTTTTGCAGCGCATGGAAGAAAACGGGGTGAAGCTGGACACGGAGGTATTGGAGCAGATTTCCCGCAATATCCAAAGCGAATTGGAAGGCATTGCAAAAGCAATCTATAGTTATGCGGGCTATGAATTTAACATCAATTCCACCCAGCAATTGGCGAAGCTGCTTTTTGAGGAAAAAAAACTGCCGCCGGGCAAAAAAACCAAGAGCGGTTTTTCCACGGATAACTCTGTATTGGAAGAACTGGCAGGGGATTATGAAATCGCGGACACCCTGATTCAATATCGCGGACTGACGAAACTGGATTCCACCTATGCCAGCGCCTTGCCCCGGCTGGTGAATCCTGTCACCGGGCGCGTGCATTCCTCTTTCAATCAAACAGTTGCGTCCACCGGCAGGCTGTCGTCCTCGAACCCGAATCTGCAGAATATCCCCGTGCGCACTGAACTGGGACGCTCCATTCGCAAGGCTTTTGTGGCTTCGGATGCGGATTGGGCAATCATGGCGGCGGATTATTCCCAGATTGAACTGCGGCTTTTAGCGCTTTTTTCCCGTGATGAAGTGCTTTTGGACGCTTTTCGGCACAACCTCGATATTCACCGCCAAACCGCGTCCATCATCACCGGAAAACCCTTGCAGGAAGTGAGCGCGCAGGAAAGGAGCCAAGCGAAAACCATCAATTTTGGGCTGCTCTACGGCATGGGTCAAAAAAAGCTCTCCCGGGAGCTGGGAATCTCGCAGGCAGACGCCAAGTCCATGATTCACAACTATTTCGAGCGCTTTCCTTCCATTCAGGCCTACATCAGCCAAAGCAAAGCCGAAGCCAGGCTGCACATGTATGCCCAAACCATCTTTGGACGCAGGTTATACCTGAAAAATCTCAACAGCGCAAACGCGGGTTTGCGTGCCGAAGCGGAACGCGTGGCGGTGAACATGCCCATTCAGGGCAGCGCGGCAGACCTCATCAAAATTGCCATGATTCGCATCCACACCCGCGTTAAGGACGATCCCCGTATCCGCATGATTCTGCAGGTTCATGACGAATTGGTGTTTGAAGTGCGGCGGGATTTTTTGGACGAAGCCCAAAACCTGGTGCGCTCTGAAATGGAAGGCGCTTTGCCGGAACAATGGAGCAGCATCGTGGCGCTAAAAACAGACATCGGCATCGGCGACAATTGGTTTGAAGCGCATTGAGCCGATTTGCGCGGAGCAGGGGCGGCAGATTCCACCCCGAAACGCCAAAATGGGCTTGACATTTAAAGCCTGAAATATTGTCTTGATAAAAAGTGCCGGAGGTCTGGTGTCCTTCGGCTGAAAAAGCGGTTTTAAAATTTGTAACTGCCGCTCTTGCAATAATATCTGGTTGAGGAAAATTTGGATAAGATTGAATCCCAAGCCTTGGCGAGCAACCTGGCGCAAACGCAGGTGAAGCAGATTGTCCTTTCCCCGCAAAGCCTGTGGCTGCTTGAGCAGAGTGAAGCTTATTTCGGCATCCACCGGCGCACCCGGCTGTTTTTGGAAGAGCTGCACCATCCCTACGCCAATCTGGGCTCGGCTTTGGAACTTTTGCGGCAAAGCATCACCGGCGACCTTTGGTTTTGGGCGCAGCTTCCCCAGCGTGAACGCGCCTTGGAGACCATCCTCAACATTTTTCAAGACATCTTTTCCCGTGCCCCGGAACAGTCCATCCGGCAGAGCGCTTTGGGAGAGTTTTTGGGTTTTGCCATCGCACTGGCGGAAAACGAGGATGTGCCGCAAAGCATTCTGGAACAGGCTTTTGAGGTTTTGGAAAAGTGGCACACAGAGGCGGGCGAGCTTTTCATCCGCGCTTCCGGACAGCTTTTTAAGACCCTGCAAAAGCTTTGGCCGCGCCTGGAAAAACAGGATGAAGCCATCTCCCTGCTGCGCAGCGTTTATGAAGCGGCGGTGAAGCTTTGGGCTGCCAGCGCATCCATTTCCACCTGGCGAGCCAAATATGAGGATATTGTAAGCGTCAGTGATAAAGAATTGGAAAAAGCGGTGGGACAGGAGTTTTTTGCCGATTGTCTGCAACGCATTGAGGCGGCTCAAACCCTGGAGGACTTTGCTTCCATCCCCTCTTTTTCGGACATCGCAGCCCGGCAGCGGGACCAGATTTCCAGTTTTCAGAGCCTGCCGGAAAAAATTCACTACATCTTTTATCTGCTGGGGTTGGACGCCATGTCCGCCCTGAGCGACCACCTGCTTTGGGACCTCAACCGGCTGTTGGCGGATTTGCATAAGGAATTGAGCGTCAAGGAAATAGAATTACTTCTGAACGGCATTTTTGAGAATTTGGAGGATTTCAAGGAACGTCACAGCGGCATCGTTTTGGATTGCGTGCTCACCATCGGCAGGGCGCTTTTGAACCCTCAGGAACCGGAATTGGGACGCCGCTGTCTGCGCCAGATCATCGATTTGGGCTTCATCCCGCCGGGAGAAATCAAGATTAACAGCGATTGGCAGATTGTGGCGAACAAAAACCACATCAAAAACATCCGTGTGTGGCTGGAACTGATTGGCATCGACCCCGTTTTTTGCAAAGACCTGCTGGCGGCGCTTATCATAAATCTCATCCAGGGCGGCATTTTCATCTCCGACACCGACCTGTTTCAAAAAGACGTTTCGAAATTTCTAAACAGCCATCTGGAACCGCTTTACGTGCAGGCGAAACAGCTTCTAAGGCTCTTTCCCGTGTTTTATCACGAAATCGGCGCCGAGGGTGAAATCCGCGACCTCAGCACTGAAATCGACGAAATGAGCGGACGCCGGGATAGGCTTATCCACTTTGTGCGCAAACAGTTACACACCGAAAGCAACAACACGCACATCATTCTTTTGCACAACATTTTGGACTATTGGACCGACCTTGACCCCGGACATCTGAAGGGACTTTTGCCCGAAGACGTGGATGTCTTTATCCAAAAACCAGACGCGCGCGCTCAAGCCCAAAAAGAGGCGGTAAACGGATTTTTCCGGGAGCATAAAGTGAACGCGGACAGTTTGTTGGGACAATCCTGGCATGCCGTGGCGCCGCTTTTTCGCAGGGTGAAAAAAGAGGATTTTTCCCTGCGGCGTCTGGAGCTTTTGGTGCGCATCCATTATATGCTGTTGGATAAATATAAGCTGGACCCCTACGATATTCTGAAGTTTTTGGCGCGCTTCAACTGGTTCGACGAACGTGAACGGCAGCGATTCACACAGAGTTTGAAACGCAAAGACCAGGACGGCAGCATCCGCCAGATTTTGGATTATATCGAGCGCCTGAACCGGGTGGTTTTGGATCCCGACCCCAGCCAAAGCTGGGAAAATATCTACTATAAACGCCATATCGCTGCGGGAATTCCATCCATGTATGGACAATACCGGGAGCCGAAACTGGAGGCGCTGGGCATGGTTTTCCGCTTGGAAAACTTGATGGAACGCCTTCTGGAACAGAACATTGCGCGCCTGAACCTGGATTATATCACCGCCAGCACGCTCAAGCGCATCATCCGCATTTTGGAGCTTTTTGAACTGGGTATGGCACGGGAAGGTGTGGTCAGCGAGGCTTTTTCCAGCGCTTTGGAGATGATGAAGACGGGTCAACAGACTGTGCCGCTGTCACTTGACCAATATCTTGACCTCTTTAAACAGATTAAGGACAGCATCACCGAACTGATTCAGGAATATTATTACCGCTTCTATGAACAGGAACTGGGACGAATCCCGGTGAAAACGCGTAAATACAAGCGCCACATGGCACAACAGATGGTGGCGGAAGAGTTTTTCCGCAAGCTGCTCAGCTCCAGTTTTCTGGTTCAACTGATGGATAATTTCATCGCCAGGGTTTTGGAAGCGCTGGACTCCATGAAGCGCGCTTTCGGAAGCGGAGAGCTCCGCCGGGTAATGAGTTACGACCCTGATTTGATGTTCATTCCCCTGCAGGTGAAAAAAAGCAGGCTGGACAATCAGGTGCTGCTGGGTTCCAAGGCGCATTTTTTGAAAAGAATGCACGGCTATGGTTTTCCCATCCCGCCGGGATTTGTGATTAGCACCGAAATGCACCGTTTTCGAGCGGTTTTGCGTGCCCATGCCGGAATTCAGCGAGAGATGGAAGAGCTTTTAAAGCAAAATATCCAGCGGGTGGAAAGGCGCACCGGACTGAAGTTTGGCAATCCCGAAGCTCCGCTGCTTTTTTCCGTGCGTTCCGGAGCGGCGCTCAGTCTCCCCGGGGCGATGGACACATTTTTGAACATCGGGCTGAACGATGAGGTGACCTTAAAACTCAGTGCCAGAGAGAATTACGGCTGGACAGCCTGGGATTGCTACCGCCGTTTGATTCAAAGCTGGGGCATGGCATACGGGATTTCGCGTGATGAATTTGATGCCGTGATGATTGCCTTCAAGCGGCGTCACGGCGTGCAACTCAAAACCCAATTCACACCGCAGCAGATGCGCGGGATGGCGGAGGATTATAAGAAAATCCTGCAGCGGCACGGCATTGAACTGGAACAGAATCTTTTCCTGCAGATAAAGCAGGCGGTTGACCACGTGATGGATTCCTGGAACACAGACCGCGCCAGGCTTTACCGGCAAAAGATGCAAATCGCGGATGACTGGGGCACCGCCGTCACCATCCAGCAGATGGTTTTGGGCAATATGAGCCTGGAATCCGGAACCGGAGTGGTTTTCACCCACGCGCCCTCAAGCAAGGCACCGGGAATCACGCTGAATGGGGATTTTACCCTCTGCAGCCAGGGTGAGGACGTTGTGGGCGGATTGGTGCATACCCTGCCCATTTCCGAGCAGCAGCGCAAACAGGCACGTGAACCGGTGGAGATTTCCCTGGAAAAGGATTTCCCCGAAATTCATGGCGGGTTGTTGGATTTGGCGCGGCAATTGATTGAGGACTATGGCTATCCTCATCAGGAGATTGAATTTACCTTCGAGGGTCCGCGGCTTTCCCAGCTTTATATCCTCCAAACCAGGAACCAGACAATCACCAAACCCAGCGCCCACACCGTTTTCAACGTTCCCAAGCGCGAGCTGAAACTGCTGGGCAACGGCATTGGCATTGGAAAAGGCGTGGTGAACGGACTTGTCGCCATTTCACGTGCCGATATCGACGCCCTCAAAGCGCAGGGCATGCCGCTGATTTTGGTGCGCCCGGACACCGTTCCCGAAGACATGGAACTGCTTTTTGATTGTCAGGGCTTGCTAACCTCAAGGGGCGGAGTGACTTCCCATGCCGCTGTCACCGCCGCCAGGCTGGGCATTTCCGGGATTGTGAATTGCCGCCAGTTGCGGGTTTTGGAAGAGGAAAACATCTGCCGCATTGGCGAGAAAACGCTTCATCCGGGTGATTTTATCGCCATCGATGCCAACAGCGGCGGGATTTATCTGGGACACTATCCAGTTGAAACGATTATGAACTAAAAAAAATACATACAAAGGAGTATCGCATGAATCAGGACATGAAAAACAAAAAACTGCTGGGGATAAACAGCCTCGGCCGGATTGGCAAACAATTGCTCTGGAACATGATCCATCTCCGCCATTTCGATGGAATCGTGGTTAATTGCGGCCGTGAAGTGGGCAAAAAACTGGATGACCTGATCCAGATTATCGAACATGATTCCACCTATGGCAGCATCCACAAATTTCTCTTTGGAATGGTGGGGCGCAAGGCTGAAATCAAGATTCTGGATGCCGAACAGCAGCTTTTCAGCATCGAGGGAATCCCTGTGAAGGTGCTGCGCACCGCCCGCAATCCCAAAGACATCGATTGGCTGAAGGAAGGGGTGAAAATTGTGGTGGATTGCACCGGGCAGTTCACCGACCCCAACGCCACCACTGACCAGGGTAAACCCTGCCTGCGCGGACACTTGGAAGCCGGGGCCCTCAAGGTTATCAACAGCGCTCCCTTCAAAAGTAAAAGCGCGCACGTCCACGCTTCACCTGATGCCATCACCATGATTTATGGCATCAACCATCTGGATTACAACCCCGCCCAACACCATGTTATCAGCGCTGCCAGTTGCACCACAACCGGGCTGGCACACATGATGAAACCGCTTCTGGAACATGAAGATACGGCGAACATCATGACCGCCCACATGAGCACAATTCACGCTGCCACAAACACGCAAAGCATTCTGGACAACATCCCCAAAACCGGAGCCAGCGACCTCAGAAAATCCCGCAGCCTGATGAACAACATCATTCTTTCCACCACCGGCGCTGCCAAAGCTTTGGAACTGGTGATGCCCAAAATCAAATCTGTGGGATTCATGGCGGATTCCGTGCGCATTCCCACCTCCACGGTTTCCCTGATAAACCTGAATCTCACGCTCCAAACCCGCTTGGACGAGCAGGGTAACCCCGTTGTTACCAGCGAGTTAATCAACCGCATCTACAAGGAAGCCGCGGCTGGTCCGCAAAAAGACCTGCTGGTTTACTCCGAACGCCAAAACGTTTCCGCGGACATGATTGGCACCATGGCGTCAGCAGTTTTGGAAGCCCATGAAACCACCACCCGCACAGGCTTTATGCCCATTCCGGGTGGGGAAGGCACAGTGCCTGTCGCCCATGCCAAAATCTGCGGCTGGTATGACAACGAACTGGGTTCCTACACCTACAGCCTTTCCAAACTGGTGCAGTATATCGACGAAACATTGCCCTGAAGCATCATTCATCAAAGAACCTGAATATGGGCGGATGGATTGTCCGCCCTTTTTTGGCTTTGTATTTTTGGCTTGTCAACAGGGGATTTTATCAAAAAAGCAAGGGTTCGGAAGCCTAAACCTATATCTGGCATATGGTTGCCTTTATAAACATAAGGGAGACATAAGGCGGCAACCAAGAAAGAGCCCTGAAAAAGAGGCCTGAGGCGCAGGAATTCATCCCGGGAAAATATATGAAAAAAATAACTTGACATAAAAAGGATTGGATGAAATAGTGCGTTTGGTCTTTTTGGACATATATAGAAAGTGAATAATGGGGGATATGAAAGGCTCCCAAACAACTTAGAAAATCTGTGTTCCAAAATAGAAGGAATAATGATAACGTCGTTAAAGCTCGATATCTTACTTACCATGGTAGGTTTGATGGCAACAGATGGACATAACGCAATGATGCTTATAAACATACAAACCTATACGGGAGCTTAAGCATGACAAAAAACAGATTCTTTTTTCTGCTGCCTGTAATAATCATGGTTCTGGCTGTTTCAAGCTGCTACAAGACCACGAAACCAGACCAAGTGGCAAAGCCCAGGTTCAACCCGCCTGGCGGCAGTTATGATAACATGCAGTTCGTAACCGTGAGCAGCCCCACTTTAGGTGCCACTGTCCATTATACTTTGGATGGCAGTGAACCAAATTCCAGTTCGCCGATTTATTCAGACCCGATTTTGATCAGCGAAAACACAAGCATCAAAGCCATAGCATTCATGCCTGACATGAAGGGCAGTAAAATCGCAATGGCAAACTACGACATCAATTACGATTACAGCACAATGGTTTACGTCCCTGGCGGCACCTTCCACAATGGCACTTCAGACGTCACTGTTTCCAGTTTTTACATTGGGAAATATGAGGTAACCCAGGCTGAATACCAGGTTGTGATGGGAAGTAATCCATCTTATTTTAGCGGTAATCCCAATCATCCAGTGGAGTGTGTTTCGTTTTCTTACGCCGTTCTATATTGCAACCGTCGCAGCGCACTGGAAGGTTTGACACCCTGTTACAGGTATGGCAACTATGGCACAAATCCTGACAATTGGCCAGCGAGGTGGCGACATGATGCGGATATGTATGTATCATGCTCCTGGACCGCCAATGGCTATCGGTTGCCCACAGAAGCAGAATGGGAATATGCCGCCCGGGGCGGTTTACAGACGCATGGTTACACTTTCAGTGGCAGCAATGATAATGATGCTGTTGCCTGGTATTTGTATAATTCCGACCCCAGAACCCAGCAAGTGGGAACCAAGCTGCCCAACGAGCTTGGGATTTACGATATGAGCGGAAACGTTTGGGAATGGTGTTGGGATTCTTGGTATGATTATCCCAGCAGCCCTCAGACAAATCCGCATGGAGAACCCAGCTATCACCAGCGTGTGAGACGTGGTGGAAGTTGGAATAGCCGTGCCTACACCTGCGCTGTTTTGCATAGAGGCAAGATTCCGGCCTCAAAAATCACCTACGATGTTGGCTTGCGGCTTTGCAGGAATTCCCCCTGATTTTTCTGTCCCGCAAAGAGTGTGATAAACAAGGAATTCGAGATGCCCTTAAAATTTTGGAGACACAATGAATCGGCCAGAGCACAAAATGGAGATAATGAAATGATGCATATAAACCTGCATGGGAGCGTAAGCATGGCAAAAAACAGATTTTTATCTTTGCTGTTTTTGATAATTGTGGTTCTGACTGTGTCGAGCTGCTCGTTGTTCACGGAAACAAACCAAGTGGAAAAACCCAGGTTCAACCTGCCCG
This window encodes:
- the polA gene encoding DNA polymerase I, with protein sequence MRKTLYLIDGSAMLFRSHFAFIKNPLVNSQGQHTNAIFGTVNSFLHFVEKMAPENIVVSFDRKAPTFRHELSEAYKANRPPMPEELVTQIEPLHEFFRLIGLPEISLDGYEADDVLATLAEHFKDTHDIVFVTGDKDYSQLLEERVSIFDPGKDVSMDSEAVFEKFGVWPRQFIDYLALVGDTSDNIPGVYGIGPKGAQKLLQEYDNLASIYEHLEEIKPNLRKKLETNRENAFLSQKLAAIVRDVPLDFPTESQTRFESGNLSKAADFLAKFELNTLKRRIENRFGKSATLEAKPLDKYEDEQLVQSDIFSNGEQAQISPTPALEFKAILAEADNFPALLVQLNDVQAVALDTETDSLDPISAKLVGISVCTNSDEAWYLPLGHKDAQNLPLEGTLDGLRRALAGKTIIGHNLKFDLMVLKNAGWELDNPIWDTMLAAYIADPGENRFSLDDCALRELGHTMIPISALLDKKETPSFDLVEVEKARDYAAEDAWATFQLAPIYRKRLSDTHLIELYDDIELPLLPVLQRMEENGVKLDTEVLEQISRNIQSELEGIAKAIYSYAGYEFNINSTQQLAKLLFEEKKLPPGKKTKSGFSTDNSVLEELAGDYEIADTLIQYRGLTKLDSTYASALPRLVNPVTGRVHSSFNQTVASTGRLSSSNPNLQNIPVRTELGRSIRKAFVASDADWAIMAADYSQIELRLLALFSRDEVLLDAFRHNLDIHRQTASIITGKPLQEVSAQERSQAKTINFGLLYGMGQKKLSRELGISQADAKSMIHNYFERFPSIQAYISQSKAEARLHMYAQTIFGRRLYLKNLNSANAGLRAEAERVAVNMPIQGSAADLIKIAMIRIHTRVKDDPRIRMILQVHDELVFEVRRDFLDEAQNLVRSEMEGALPEQWSSIVALKTDIGIGDNWFEAH
- a CDS encoding pyruvate phosphate dikinase, with translation MDKIESQALASNLAQTQVKQIVLSPQSLWLLEQSEAYFGIHRRTRLFLEELHHPYANLGSALELLRQSITGDLWFWAQLPQRERALETILNIFQDIFSRAPEQSIRQSALGEFLGFAIALAENEDVPQSILEQAFEVLEKWHTEAGELFIRASGQLFKTLQKLWPRLEKQDEAISLLRSVYEAAVKLWAASASISTWRAKYEDIVSVSDKELEKAVGQEFFADCLQRIEAAQTLEDFASIPSFSDIAARQRDQISSFQSLPEKIHYIFYLLGLDAMSALSDHLLWDLNRLLADLHKELSVKEIELLLNGIFENLEDFKERHSGIVLDCVLTIGRALLNPQEPELGRRCLRQIIDLGFIPPGEIKINSDWQIVANKNHIKNIRVWLELIGIDPVFCKDLLAALIINLIQGGIFISDTDLFQKDVSKFLNSHLEPLYVQAKQLLRLFPVFYHEIGAEGEIRDLSTEIDEMSGRRDRLIHFVRKQLHTESNNTHIILLHNILDYWTDLDPGHLKGLLPEDVDVFIQKPDARAQAQKEAVNGFFREHKVNADSLLGQSWHAVAPLFRRVKKEDFSLRRLELLVRIHYMLLDKYKLDPYDILKFLARFNWFDERERQRFTQSLKRKDQDGSIRQILDYIERLNRVVLDPDPSQSWENIYYKRHIAAGIPSMYGQYREPKLEALGMVFRLENLMERLLEQNIARLNLDYITASTLKRIIRILELFELGMAREGVVSEAFSSALEMMKTGQQTVPLSLDQYLDLFKQIKDSITELIQEYYYRFYEQELGRIPVKTRKYKRHMAQQMVAEEFFRKLLSSSFLVQLMDNFIARVLEALDSMKRAFGSGELRRVMSYDPDLMFIPLQVKKSRLDNQVLLGSKAHFLKRMHGYGFPIPPGFVISTEMHRFRAVLRAHAGIQREMEELLKQNIQRVERRTGLKFGNPEAPLLFSVRSGAALSLPGAMDTFLNIGLNDEVTLKLSARENYGWTAWDCYRRLIQSWGMAYGISRDEFDAVMIAFKRRHGVQLKTQFTPQQMRGMAEDYKKILQRHGIELEQNLFLQIKQAVDHVMDSWNTDRARLYRQKMQIADDWGTAVTIQQMVLGNMSLESGTGVVFTHAPSSKAPGITLNGDFTLCSQGEDVVGGLVHTLPISEQQRKQAREPVEISLEKDFPEIHGGLLDLARQLIEDYGYPHQEIEFTFEGPRLSQLYILQTRNQTITKPSAHTVFNVPKRELKLLGNGIGIGKGVVNGLVAISRADIDALKAQGMPLILVRPDTVPEDMELLFDCQGLLTSRGGVTSHAAVTAARLGISGIVNCRQLRVLEEENICRIGEKTLHPGDFIAIDANSGGIYLGHYPVETIMN
- a CDS encoding glyceraldehyde-3-phosphate dehydrogenase; amino-acid sequence: MNQDMKNKKLLGINSLGRIGKQLLWNMIHLRHFDGIVVNCGREVGKKLDDLIQIIEHDSTYGSIHKFLFGMVGRKAEIKILDAEQQLFSIEGIPVKVLRTARNPKDIDWLKEGVKIVVDCTGQFTDPNATTDQGKPCLRGHLEAGALKVINSAPFKSKSAHVHASPDAITMIYGINHLDYNPAQHHVISAASCTTTGLAHMMKPLLEHEDTANIMTAHMSTIHAATNTQSILDNIPKTGASDLRKSRSLMNNIILSTTGAAKALELVMPKIKSVGFMADSVRIPTSTVSLINLNLTLQTRLDEQGNPVVTSELINRIYKEAAAGPQKDLLVYSERQNVSADMIGTMASAVLEAHETTTRTGFMPIPGGEGTVPVAHAKICGWYDNELGSYTYSLSKLVQYIDETLP
- a CDS encoding SUMF1/EgtB/PvdO family nonheme iron enzyme; this encodes MTKNRFFFLLPVIIMVLAVSSCYKTTKPDQVAKPRFNPPGGSYDNMQFVTVSSPTLGATVHYTLDGSEPNSSSPIYSDPILISENTSIKAIAFMPDMKGSKIAMANYDINYDYSTMVYVPGGTFHNGTSDVTVSSFYIGKYEVTQAEYQVVMGSNPSYFSGNPNHPVECVSFSYAVLYCNRRSALEGLTPCYRYGNYGTNPDNWPARWRHDADMYVSCSWTANGYRLPTEAEWEYAARGGLQTHGYTFSGSNDNDAVAWYLYNSDPRTQQVGTKLPNELGIYDMSGNVWEWCWDSWYDYPSSPQTNPHGEPSYHQRVRRGGSWNSRAYTCAVLHRGKIPASKITYDVGLRLCRNSP